One window from the genome of Pedobacter schmidteae encodes:
- a CDS encoding RagB/SusD family nutrient uptake outer membrane protein — protein sequence MKRTTYLLMFLVFFTACKKDWLEKKRDISVIVPTTLKDLRLLLNNELPLNIDGRALMESSCDDIYVTKSQFDAITTIPEHNALVWKKDLYEGASNIKDWDSSYSTIQYANVILDALTKITRNSGNALEYDNIKGNALYFRSRAFFNLVMSFAKYYDKNTASTDLGIPLKLSSDINEKITRASVQEVYEMIISDLQTAGELLPSIAKVNTDASKLAAYGLLSRCFYYMDNYERALEFANKAYAINNYLIDYNTVSPTAGVPTYASGEMHIYSNIVALNLVSGLANIDEEFYNSYSQNDLRKTMYFTIRPDGGIHFQGYYVYGGFFGGTATDEMLLIKSECKARLNDIAGAMEDLNTLLIKRYKTNTYVPLSATSIAGALSIINTERRKELTRRGLRFQDLKKLNRDPATAKTLTKIIDGVSYTLPPNDPRYVFPIPDYVIRYSGITQNQR from the coding sequence ATGAAAAGGACTACATATTTATTAATGTTTTTGGTCTTTTTTACTGCCTGTAAAAAAGACTGGCTCGAAAAGAAACGCGATATATCTGTTATCGTACCTACAACTTTAAAGGATTTAAGGTTGCTGTTAAACAATGAACTCCCATTGAATATAGATGGACGAGCATTGATGGAATCTTCTTGTGATGACATTTATGTTACTAAATCACAATTTGATGCTATTACTACGATTCCTGAACACAATGCTCTAGTATGGAAAAAAGACCTCTATGAAGGAGCTTCAAATATTAAAGACTGGGACAGTTCATATAGTACTATTCAATATGCAAACGTAATATTGGACGCTTTGACGAAAATTACTCGGAACTCTGGAAATGCCTTGGAATATGATAACATTAAGGGAAATGCCCTTTACTTCCGATCACGGGCATTTTTCAACTTAGTAATGTCCTTTGCCAAATATTACGATAAAAATACAGCAAGTACTGATCTGGGGATACCGCTAAAATTAAGTTCGGATATAAACGAAAAAATTACGAGAGCCTCCGTGCAGGAAGTATACGAAATGATTATTTCGGATCTTCAAACAGCGGGAGAATTGCTTCCAAGCATAGCAAAAGTAAATACTGATGCGTCAAAATTAGCTGCTTACGGTTTGCTTTCAAGATGCTTTTATTATATGGATAATTATGAAAGGGCGTTGGAATTTGCTAATAAAGCTTATGCAATAAATAATTACCTGATAGACTACAATACAGTTAGTCCGACGGCAGGTGTACCGACGTATGCTTCCGGCGAAATGCATATCTACAGCAATATAGTGGCTCTTAACTTAGTAAGCGGACTAGCAAACATTGATGAAGAGTTTTATAATTCTTATTCCCAGAACGATTTACGCAAAACAATGTATTTTACAATTCGACCTGACGGTGGCATCCACTTTCAAGGCTATTATGTTTATGGTGGCTTTTTTGGTGGAACTGCTACCGATGAAATGTTGTTGATAAAATCAGAATGTAAAGCAAGGCTCAACGATATTGCAGGAGCTATGGAAGACCTCAATACATTATTGATCAAACGGTACAAAACAAATACATATGTCCCTCTTTCTGCCACATCAATCGCAGGAGCGTTGTCAATTATTAATACTGAACGAAGAAAAGAATTAACTAGGCGCGGATTGAGGTTCCAGGATTTAAAAAAACTCAACCGTGATCCAGCTACTGCTAAAACGCTTACTAAAATAATAGATGGTGTAAGCTATACATTACCACCAAATGATCCAAGATATGTTTTTCCAATCCCAGACTACGTGATACGGTATTCAGGTATTACTCAAAATCAAAGGTAA
- a CDS encoding TlpA disulfide reductase family protein produces the protein MEAKRIFFVLLILLTTLCVMAQQGKKTIISLYVPQLINKTASAELQLQQFNNLEKSVSKLRIPVRNGEAKSIFNLDEPRNFGLVFCGKVLFLPPLFDALIEPGDSLHVVVTDTLKTGLSDLIITGSGKEKFDLLKYVYNRYFEVCSTLKPPTQTTIEEHYQWTDTLITVVDSCFQSKRSTVKPFIFEVLHAQAIDKIIELVLLRSLKTSQEHSTASAFKKYVIDKNIVKRFTNPGLIKHMPYSHKVLTYIALLDYGIRQKIPVNTLSVSLTPECYNAISSFYSDNPEIKNYLLAERLVMYLQISPFDNSMEEVYKTFSREMPRSELYRQVVDRYDFTKKTKSIGRPFYNFRLQDTSKNEVSLTDFRGKKVLLDFWFSGCQPCKLFVPTLTELAKRYKNKNLVFLSISIDNSFDIWKSNVNQYSIPEAIHLYTNGQGKNHPLINAASILVYPTLILVDEEGNVELTNMLTHQPEDIFKVLDKAILSK, from the coding sequence ATGGAAGCAAAAAGAATATTCTTTGTATTGTTAATCCTACTGACAACACTATGTGTCATGGCTCAACAAGGCAAAAAAACGATTATCTCATTGTATGTTCCACAGCTTATCAATAAAACGGCTAGTGCTGAACTGCAATTGCAACAATTTAATAATTTAGAAAAATCGGTTTCAAAACTAAGAATCCCAGTTCGAAATGGAGAGGCAAAGTCAATTTTTAATCTTGATGAACCTCGTAATTTTGGCCTAGTATTCTGTGGAAAAGTTTTGTTTTTACCTCCGCTATTTGATGCGTTGATTGAACCGGGTGATAGTCTGCATGTTGTGGTAACTGATACATTAAAAACTGGACTATCTGACTTAATAATAACAGGCAGTGGTAAGGAAAAATTTGATCTCTTAAAATATGTATACAACCGCTATTTCGAAGTTTGTTCAACTCTTAAGCCACCAACTCAAACAACTATAGAAGAACATTATCAATGGACAGACACTTTGATTACAGTGGTTGACTCTTGTTTTCAAAGCAAAAGATCTACAGTTAAACCATTTATTTTTGAGGTACTTCATGCACAGGCAATCGACAAAATAATCGAATTGGTACTGTTAAGGTCCTTGAAAACTAGCCAAGAGCATTCTACTGCTTCAGCGTTTAAAAAATATGTCATTGATAAAAACATTGTAAAGCGTTTTACTAATCCCGGCTTAATAAAACATATGCCTTATTCCCATAAGGTTTTAACTTACATTGCTTTGCTGGATTATGGGATTAGACAAAAAATCCCTGTAAATACACTCTCCGTAAGTTTAACCCCGGAGTGTTATAATGCGATCAGTTCTTTTTACTCGGACAATCCAGAAATCAAGAACTATTTATTAGCTGAACGACTTGTAATGTATCTACAAATCTCTCCATTTGACAATTCAATGGAAGAAGTGTATAAAACATTTTCGCGTGAGATGCCAAGAAGCGAGTTGTATCGGCAAGTTGTCGATAGGTATGATTTTACTAAAAAAACGAAATCAATAGGAAGGCCTTTTTATAATTTTAGATTACAAGACACATCTAAAAACGAAGTTTCATTAACAGATTTCAGAGGGAAAAAAGTGCTGTTAGACTTTTGGTTTTCTGGCTGCCAACCGTGTAAACTTTTCGTTCCTACACTAACCGAATTAGCTAAAAGATATAAGAACAAAAATCTAGTGTTTTTATCAATCTCCATTGATAATAGTTTTGATATCTGGAAAAGTAACGTGAATCAATACTCTATACCTGAAGCCATTCATCTGTATACAAATGGGCAGGGTAAAAATCATCCGCTAATCAATGCAGCAAGTATATTGGTTTATCCTACATTGATTTTGGTTGACGAAGAAGGTAATGTGGAATTAACAAACATGTTAACTCATCAGCCTGAAGATATATTTAAGGTCTTAGATAAAGCGATACTGAGTAAGTAA
- a CDS encoding DUF6520 family protein, whose protein sequence is MKKIKFSLAAIAITVGIGGAFAFTSTPTPVKSGQSTGEYYTSDGVTPGLPVDPAHKCLNENSTICSATFVVISGQPQPGTASNPRTGLRQ, encoded by the coding sequence ATGAAAAAAATCAAATTCAGCCTTGCTGCGATTGCAATCACAGTAGGTATCGGAGGAGCTTTTGCATTTACTTCCACTCCAACACCAGTAAAATCTGGTCAAAGTACAGGAGAATATTACACTTCTGATGGTGTTACTCCTGGTTTGCCAGTTGATCCTGCACACAAATGTTTGAATGAAAACTCAACTATTTGTTCAGCGACATTCGTAGTAATTTCCGGACAACCTCAGCCTGGAACAGCTTCAAATCCAAGAACTGGACTTCGACAATAA
- a CDS encoding MauE/DoxX family redox-associated membrane protein yields the protein MNTSYIIKGNGILFSVLIPFSELLIVLFLLFDKTRMPALISSFALLIIFTAYIVYILNFAPSVPCSCGGVISKLSWSGHLVFNGAFITIHFIGIILLRQGRSSSLQSSI from the coding sequence TTGAATACATCTTACATCATTAAAGGGAATGGCATACTCTTTTCGGTTCTCATTCCATTTTCTGAGCTTCTAATTGTCCTGTTCCTTTTGTTTGATAAAACGAGAATGCCAGCACTGATCAGTTCTTTTGCATTACTGATAATTTTCACTGCGTATATTGTTTATATTCTCAATTTTGCTCCATCTGTTCCCTGTTCCTGTGGCGGAGTTATCTCAAAACTCTCCTGGTCCGGGCACCTGGTGTTCAATGGAGCATTCATAACTATCCATTTTATTGGTATTATCCTTTTGCGTCAAGGAAGGTCTTCTTCCCTGCAAAGTTCGATATAA
- a CDS encoding GNAT family N-acetyltransferase: MKRATKQDRSAVVQILSRAFEDNRSVNFIVRQDSERLLRLDRLMEFCFLTCLDFGKVFLDEDRKSCALVLFPDRKRTSWAGIFRELKMVFFVVGIGGIFKVLRRESLVKKRHPSGGGMFYIWFVGCVPEAQGKGRGTQMMEFLLSEAERMNRKVYLETSVERNVPWYTKLGLQVYDELDLGYRLYFLKN; this comes from the coding sequence ATGAAAAGAGCTACAAAACAGGATAGGTCTGCTGTTGTCCAGATCTTATCCCGGGCGTTTGAGGACAACAGGAGTGTCAATTTTATTGTCCGGCAGGACAGTGAGCGGCTGTTACGGCTGGATAGACTGATGGAGTTTTGTTTTCTGACCTGTCTGGACTTTGGGAAGGTGTTTTTGGATGAGGATAGGAAGAGTTGTGCTTTGGTGCTGTTTCCTGACCGTAAAAGAACGAGCTGGGCTGGGATTTTTCGGGAGCTTAAAATGGTGTTTTTTGTTGTTGGGATTGGGGGCATTTTTAAGGTGCTCAGGCGGGAGTCGCTGGTGAAAAAGCGTCATCCTTCCGGTGGCGGGATGTTTTACATCTGGTTTGTGGGCTGTGTGCCTGAGGCTCAGGGTAAGGGCAGGGGGACGCAGATGATGGAGTTTCTGTTGTCGGAAGCCGAGCGGATGAACCGGAAGGTATATCTGGAAACTTCTGTGGAGCGGAATGTACCCTGGTATACTAAGCTTGGTCTTCAGGTGTATGATGAGCTTGATCTGGGCTACCGCTTATATTTTCTGAAAAACTGA
- a CDS encoding helix-turn-helix transcriptional regulator, with product MVLDFGEMQGLTAVFILLELMMLSVQLYFYLIWPADKRRLTYLILLVLLIGYNLTGGFFPDPEIEWLSVPLQNIIAYGSGFLMAAYFPYYFYVSFDLRSLRFHALYGTSLFLLLPYVLFFVVLYPVLGSLEFAINYGLIVPGLYSPVLLYAMFAAIRLRFSRNGLEDDPYTRVEMLAVYFAVSPWVLMSLFAYLQVEQWIEVLFTNSGFVVIAVLFLYQSGKFERSHRRRVMKRDAMEEKRQEEFSKTCKDSGLSTREAEVALMLCQGMEYKAIGYQLHISARTVDTHAHRIYYKLEVKNKIELQQKLGFLN from the coding sequence ATGGTGTTGGATTTTGGAGAGATGCAGGGGCTGACCGCTGTGTTTATTTTACTGGAGCTGATGATGCTCAGTGTCCAGTTGTATTTTTATCTGATCTGGCCTGCTGATAAGCGCCGTTTGACTTATCTGATCTTGCTGGTGCTGCTGATCGGGTATAATCTGACGGGTGGTTTTTTCCCTGATCCTGAAATTGAATGGCTTTCTGTTCCTTTACAGAATATCATTGCCTATGGTTCGGGCTTTTTGATGGCGGCTTATTTTCCGTATTATTTTTATGTTTCTTTTGATCTGCGTTCGCTCAGGTTCCATGCTTTGTACGGGACTTCGCTGTTTCTGCTATTGCCTTATGTTTTGTTTTTTGTGGTGCTTTACCCGGTTTTGGGGAGTTTGGAATTTGCGATCAACTACGGGCTGATTGTTCCGGGTTTGTACTCTCCGGTATTGTTGTATGCGATGTTTGCTGCGATCCGTTTACGGTTTTCCCGCAATGGCTTGGAGGACGATCCATATACGCGTGTGGAAATGCTGGCGGTTTATTTTGCGGTCTCGCCCTGGGTGCTGATGTCTTTGTTTGCTTATCTGCAGGTGGAGCAGTGGATCGAGGTGCTGTTTACCAATAGTGGTTTTGTGGTTATTGCGGTATTGTTTTTATACCAGTCCGGTAAGTTTGAACGCAGCCATCGCAGGCGGGTCATGAAAAGGGATGCGATGGAGGAGAAGCGGCAGGAGGAATTTAGTAAGACTTGCAAGGATAGTGGCTTAAGTACCAGGGAGGCTGAAGTAGCGCTGATGCTTTGCCAGGGTATGGAGTATAAGGCGATCGGATATCAGTTGCACATTTCTGCCCGTACGGTGGATACCCATGCACATAGGATCTATTACAAATTAGAGGTGAAAAATAAAATTGAACTGCAGCAGAAGCTGGGGTTTTTAAATTAA
- a CDS encoding Crp/Fnr family transcriptional regulator, with protein MQRISNESFNELMHVLETFMVLGFRVKIALKEVLYETSYQKDARILNFGDIQHVVWFLMEGLLREIRMNQKTLKEKTSWFWPPRSFSYTNPGFFSQQPSERAIEVSQPCKVILISYPDWSALKAEFEEVEVLTEMIRGMYNKMRMEHVEDMKLLSIEERYLDKEETLDYLFPRTQLNYIADFMGMAPDTLGRLRSKYYGGNK; from the coding sequence ATGCAACGTATCTCAAATGAATCTTTTAATGAATTGATGCATGTGCTGGAAACTTTCATGGTATTGGGTTTCAGGGTTAAAATTGCACTAAAGGAGGTATTGTATGAGACCTCTTATCAAAAGGATGCCAGGATATTGAATTTTGGTGATATCCAGCATGTGGTCTGGTTCCTGATGGAGGGATTGCTCCGGGAGATCAGGATGAACCAAAAGACCTTAAAGGAAAAGACCAGCTGGTTCTGGCCGCCCAGGAGCTTCAGTTATACCAACCCTGGTTTTTTCAGCCAGCAACCTTCTGAAAGGGCAATTGAGGTGAGTCAGCCCTGTAAGGTCATTTTGATCAGCTATCCGGACTGGTCGGCCTTAAAGGCGGAATTTGAGGAGGTGGAGGTGTTGACCGAAATGATCCGGGGCATGTACAATAAGATGCGGATGGAGCACGTGGAGGATATGAAATTGTTGAGCATTGAAGAACGTTACCTGGACAAGGAGGAAACACTGGATTACCTGTTTCCCCGCACGCAGCTGAATTACATTGCGGACTTTATGGGAATGGCTCCTGATACGCTGGGGCGTTTGAGAAGTAAATATTACGGAGGTAATAAGTAA
- a CDS encoding MauE/DoxX family redox-associated membrane protein, with protein MNKPFDLRTVEISCASLLVLLWTYSLSIKLQAFAQFKAQMSDQVFPIAVVPFLVYTVLLAQLLGIVLLLFARTRLLGFWCSLILMLAFTGYFGLVLLNAFKRVPCHCISLLPGMGFQGHLYFNLFFTAVAVMGLIFTLKKERRNKGMDTLVSHAPLPG; from the coding sequence ATGAATAAGCCATTTGATTTAAGGACAGTTGAAATAAGTTGTGCAAGCTTACTTGTACTTTTATGGACTTATTCATTAAGTATTAAATTACAGGCATTCGCTCAGTTCAAGGCGCAGATGTCCGATCAGGTTTTTCCAATAGCAGTTGTTCCTTTTTTGGTATATACCGTTCTTTTGGCGCAGTTGCTGGGGATTGTTTTGCTGCTGTTTGCAAGGACCCGCTTATTGGGTTTTTGGTGCTCCTTAATTTTAATGCTGGCATTTACCGGGTACTTTGGATTGGTCCTGCTGAACGCGTTTAAGCGGGTACCTTGTCATTGCATCAGTTTACTTCCTGGAATGGGTTTTCAGGGGCATTTATATTTTAACCTGTTTTTCACGGCAGTGGCTGTGATGGGTTTAATATTCACCTTAAAGAAAGAAAGGAGGAACAAAGGTATGGATACGCTGGTGTCACATGCCCCGTTACCGGGATGA
- a CDS encoding RagB/SusD family nutrient uptake outer membrane protein: MKTKYAYLFYFIVLVLTQSCKSDFLDIKPEKRYVIPHTISDLQALMDNAGTMNTYGALSNGQAGSDDLYITPNTWDLLTNQQEKNSYIWARDIYENQPSPDWNNSYQRILYANIALEGLEKTAAAPNELASWNNVKGTALFYRGNAFYELSQQFCKPYDQSSAKNDPGIPLRLESDVNKKSVRATIEQTYAQILTDLKSSIPLLPEKPLVTERASKQAAYGLLARVYLNMEQYHNALIYADSCLAISGKLIDYNTLNSANRYPFIKTNEEVIFMEYMGGWVIFNPARISVDPELYSSYDENDLRKKLFYFQNGALTTFKGSYYGANNLFAGLAVNELYLIRSEALARTGNYQSAMSVLNALMVKRWNNQSPYAELTATDETDALDKILRERRKELAFRGLRWGDLRRLNKDPRFAKTITRTIGGQSYELKPLDAKYVLPIPDEVIRISGIPQNPR; encoded by the coding sequence ATGAAAACAAAATATGCTTACCTGTTCTATTTTATTGTTTTAGTCCTTACCCAATCCTGCAAAAGCGATTTTCTGGACATCAAACCGGAAAAACGATATGTCATACCCCATACCATCAGTGATCTTCAGGCACTGATGGACAATGCCGGAACCATGAATACTTATGGGGCGCTGTCCAATGGACAAGCCGGTAGCGATGACCTGTACATCACGCCAAACACCTGGGATTTACTGACCAACCAGCAGGAGAAAAACAGCTACATCTGGGCAAGGGATATCTATGAAAACCAGCCCTCACCAGACTGGAACAATTCTTACCAAAGGATCCTGTATGCCAATATCGCCCTTGAAGGACTGGAAAAAACCGCAGCTGCGCCAAATGAACTAGCCAGCTGGAACAATGTAAAGGGAACCGCGCTATTCTACAGGGGAAACGCCTTTTACGAGCTTTCCCAGCAGTTCTGCAAACCTTATGATCAAAGTTCCGCAAAAAATGACCCGGGTATCCCGCTCCGCCTGGAGTCAGATGTCAACAAAAAATCCGTCCGCGCAACCATCGAGCAAACCTATGCGCAAATCCTGACTGACCTGAAAAGCAGCATTCCGCTGCTTCCTGAAAAACCCCTGGTCACCGAACGGGCCTCAAAGCAGGCGGCTTATGGCCTGCTTGCCCGCGTTTACCTGAACATGGAACAATATCACAATGCCCTGATCTACGCCGACTCCTGTCTTGCCATTTCCGGTAAACTGATCGATTACAATACCCTGAATTCGGCAAACAGGTATCCGTTTATTAAAACCAATGAAGAGGTGATATTTATGGAATATATGGGCGGATGGGTCATTTTCAATCCCGCAAGGATAAGTGTCGATCCGGAACTTTACAGCAGCTATGATGAAAACGACCTGAGAAAAAAATTGTTCTACTTTCAAAACGGAGCACTGACCACCTTCAAAGGCTCCTATTATGGTGCCAATAACTTATTTGCGGGGCTAGCGGTCAATGAGCTTTACCTCATCAGATCAGAAGCACTTGCCCGCACAGGCAACTATCAGTCTGCAATGAGCGTCCTGAACGCCTTGATGGTCAAACGATGGAACAACCAGTCGCCTTATGCTGAGTTAACCGCTACAGACGAAACGGATGCCCTGGATAAAATACTACGCGAACGTAGAAAAGAACTGGCCTTTAGGGGCCTTAGATGGGGAGACCTCAGAAGACTGAACAAAGACCCAAGATTTGCAAAAACAATTACCAGAACCATAGGCGGCCAAAGCTATGAACTTAAACCCCTGGACGCTAAATACGTCCTGCCCATTCCAGATGAGGTGATCCGGATCAGCGGTATTCCTCAAAATCCCCGTTGA
- a CDS encoding SusC/RagA family TonB-linked outer membrane protein: MKILYIFSFLLLLGPKTLQAQHIKGQILDEQTGKPLSGANAILKGQKNGSHSDATGFFSLIAQSKNDTLLISYVGYLDLLVPLSAVPASGLIIRLKANPNQLEEIVVNTGYSTIPKDRATGSFTQIDQKLINRSVSTGILSRLEGITSSLNFDRRQIFREENPISNTKTRLQVRGVNTIYSNTEPLIVVDNFPYEGDLNSLNPNDVESITLLKDAAAASIWGVRAGNGVLVITTKQGRFNQRNQINLSTNLTVSGKPDLYKSGSFMSSADFIEVERTLFERGYYAQDERAILSPVTELLFKGKNNQISLSQMEEQIDGLKHQDIRNDATKYLYQHASSQQYALNMNGGTEIMKYYLSGGYDHNTTVIKGNNYQRFTLNSSSIIKPMKNLEINLGLYFLQELKTNNGLGLSGIVPPGKTMIYPYARLIDENGKPASLVNANKLSYAQTAASMGLLNWEFKPLEEINNHDEKASSNESRINFGLRYKILTGLEAEIKYQYQHISGNYHKLSSEESYFARNLINQFSQTNGTKIIPIGGILNESSSTQNTHSGRFQLNYNKTFSQKHQINALAGTEIRQNVLSSPPAILIYGYDDELATGKTAFNYEMLYPTRPNGSQRISSPPANGSGLTDRFVSYYANGIYTYSDKYALSLSSRWDASNLFGVKTNQKGVPLWSAGLSWELSKEKFYHFRTLPYLKLRTTYGYNGNINKSVTAYPTGFYNTNSVTNLLYAQLSSTGNPQLRWEKIGTYNLGLDFATKNNRISGTLEYYQKNSKDLLGDDILDPSSGIFSGSGAKILTKVNYANMRTNGFDISLNTKNLTRKFAWQTALLISQVTNQVTNYKASASPDMASFFFGGVPLEGHSINTIYSLPWNGLDGTTGQPLVQNAGALNTDYTTYLKNLKTSDLIISGTDVPIFQGAIRNDFNYLGFNLSLNITWKAGYFFRRPGLSYSSLFESWAGHTDYTNRWQHPGDELKTTVPAMPQNTNSSRESVYANSQILIEKADHIRLNDINFGYNFNPDLLKRLKMQQLRLFLYASNLGIIWKANKQGTDPETYRSLYPAIKTFSFGLQASF, from the coding sequence ATGAAAATTCTATACATTTTTAGCTTTCTGCTGCTTCTGGGTCCAAAGACCCTTCAGGCGCAACATATCAAAGGGCAAATACTTGACGAGCAGACCGGCAAACCTTTAAGCGGGGCAAATGCAATCCTCAAAGGACAAAAAAACGGCAGCCATAGCGATGCCACTGGCTTTTTCAGCCTCATTGCCCAGTCAAAAAATGACACCTTGCTAATCAGTTATGTAGGCTATCTCGACCTGCTTGTTCCCCTATCAGCAGTCCCGGCATCAGGCCTGATTATCCGGCTCAAAGCCAATCCAAACCAACTGGAAGAAATTGTGGTAAACACCGGTTATTCCACAATTCCAAAAGACCGGGCAACCGGATCATTTACCCAGATCGATCAAAAACTGATCAATCGCAGTGTCAGTACCGGCATATTATCCCGGCTGGAAGGAATAACCAGCAGCCTTAATTTTGACAGGCGACAAATCTTCAGAGAAGAAAACCCCATCAGCAATACCAAAACCAGATTGCAGGTCCGTGGGGTCAATACCATTTATTCCAATACCGAGCCCCTGATCGTTGTAGATAATTTCCCTTATGAAGGTGACCTGAACAGTCTGAACCCAAATGACGTAGAAAGCATCACCTTGCTTAAGGATGCCGCGGCAGCATCCATCTGGGGAGTCAGGGCTGGAAACGGCGTATTGGTGATCACCACCAAACAAGGCCGGTTTAACCAGCGCAATCAGATCAATCTCAGTACCAATCTTACCGTTTCCGGCAAACCTGACCTGTACAAGTCCGGCAGCTTCATGTCATCTGCTGATTTCATTGAGGTAGAAAGGACACTTTTTGAACGTGGTTACTATGCCCAGGATGAGCGTGCAATTCTTTCACCAGTAACAGAACTGCTATTCAAAGGGAAAAATAACCAGATCAGCCTAAGCCAAATGGAGGAACAGATCGATGGACTAAAACATCAGGACATCCGCAATGACGCCACAAAATACCTGTACCAACACGCCAGCAGCCAGCAATATGCCCTGAACATGAACGGCGGGACTGAAATCATGAAATATTACTTATCTGGTGGATACGATCATAACACCACTGTTATCAAGGGAAACAATTACCAAAGGTTTACCCTGAATTCATCCAGTATCATTAAACCCATGAAAAACCTGGAAATCAATTTAGGCTTGTACTTCCTGCAAGAACTCAAAACAAACAATGGCCTCGGCCTGAGCGGTATCGTCCCGCCCGGAAAGACCATGATCTATCCTTATGCCAGACTCATCGATGAAAACGGCAAGCCCGCAAGCCTGGTGAATGCGAACAAACTCAGTTATGCACAAACAGCAGCGTCAATGGGGCTGTTGAATTGGGAATTCAAACCTTTGGAGGAAATCAACAATCACGACGAAAAAGCCAGTTCCAACGAGTCAAGGATAAATTTCGGTCTCCGGTACAAAATACTTACAGGCCTGGAAGCTGAAATCAAATACCAGTATCAGCACATCAGCGGCAATTACCATAAACTTAGCAGCGAGGAAAGCTATTTCGCAAGAAACCTCATCAACCAGTTCAGCCAGACTAATGGTACCAAAATCATTCCCATTGGTGGTATACTCAATGAAAGCAGTTCAACGCAAAACACCCATTCAGGACGGTTTCAACTCAACTACAATAAAACCTTTTCCCAAAAGCACCAGATCAATGCCCTGGCAGGTACTGAAATCCGCCAAAACGTCCTGAGTAGCCCCCCGGCCATTCTGATCTATGGCTATGATGACGAGCTTGCCACCGGAAAAACCGCATTTAACTATGAAATGCTTTACCCGACCCGTCCCAACGGTTCCCAGCGTATCTCATCCCCACCTGCCAATGGCAGCGGGTTAACCGATCGTTTTGTCTCCTATTATGCAAACGGCATTTATACCTATTCGGATAAATATGCCCTATCGTTAAGCAGCCGTTGGGACGCCTCGAACCTGTTTGGCGTAAAAACCAACCAGAAAGGTGTACCCCTATGGTCGGCAGGATTGAGCTGGGAACTGAGTAAAGAAAAGTTTTATCACTTTAGGACATTGCCCTACCTAAAACTAAGAACCACCTATGGCTATAACGGCAACATCAATAAATCCGTTACCGCTTACCCGACCGGTTTTTATAACACCAACAGTGTAACCAATCTGCTCTATGCGCAGCTTTCCAGTACCGGTAACCCCCAATTGCGCTGGGAGAAAATTGGTACTTACAACCTCGGGCTTGATTTTGCGACTAAGAACAACCGCATCAGCGGAACACTGGAATACTACCAAAAAAACAGTAAAGACCTGCTCGGTGATGATATCCTTGATCCCAGTTCTGGAATTTTTTCCGGTAGCGGGGCAAAAATCCTGACCAAGGTCAATTATGCTAACATGCGTACCAATGGATTTGACATCAGCCTGAACACCAAAAACCTGACCAGGAAATTCGCCTGGCAAACTGCATTGCTGATCAGTCAGGTAACCAATCAAGTTACCAACTATAAAGCCAGTGCCAGTCCGGACATGGCCAGTTTCTTTTTCGGGGGAGTTCCCCTTGAAGGCCATTCCATCAACACCATTTACAGCCTGCCCTGGAACGGTCTGGATGGGACGACCGGACAGCCCCTTGTCCAAAATGCCGGCGCGCTAAATACCGATTATACAACTTATCTCAAAAACCTGAAAACCAGTGACCTGATCATCAGCGGTACAGATGTCCCCATCTTTCAGGGTGCTATCAGAAATGATTTCAATTACCTCGGCTTTAACCTGAGCCTAAACATCACCTGGAAGGCCGGATATTTTTTCAGAAGGCCAGGCCTTAGTTACAGCAGCTTATTTGAAAGCTGGGCAGGCCATACCGACTATACCAACAGGTGGCAACATCCCGGAGATGAGCTGAAAACAACCGTTCCGGCCATGCCCCAAAATACCAACAGCAGTAGAGAAAGTGTGTATGCCAACTCCCAAATCCTGATCGAAAAAGCAGACCACATCCGCCTGAACGACATCAACTTTGGCTATAACTTCAACCCCGATCTGCTCAAAAGATTAAAAATGCAGCAATTGCGGCTATTCCTCTATGCCAGCAATCTCGGCATCATCTGGAAAGCCAATAAACAGGGCACCGATCCGGAGACCTATAGAAGCCTCTACCCCGCCATAAAAACTTTCTCTTTCGGCCTTCAAGCCAGTTTCTAA